The following are encoded in a window of Fluviibacter phosphoraccumulans genomic DNA:
- a CDS encoding UDP-2,3-diacylglucosamine diphosphatase, which produces MNFRTIWISDVHLGTPGCQANYLLDFLKTHESETLYLVGDILDGWHLKKGWYWPQTHNDVVQKILRKGRKGTRVVFIPGNHDESVRQFIGLSFGEIEVHEDAIHTLANGKRLWVTHGDLFDGVMQHARWLAYVGDSAYTVILKLNRWFNAIRVRMGLPYWSLSQYLKHQVKNAVNFISAFEHVMTEEARRRDCDGVVCGHIHKAEIREINGMLYANDGDWVESLTALVEDFDGNLKIIHWNRRVEAPLNLQSLHQEMSQQPALINELNSSRSSVCESSS; this is translated from the coding sequence TTGAACTTTCGCACAATCTGGATTTCTGATGTGCATCTGGGCACCCCGGGCTGCCAAGCGAACTACCTTCTGGATTTTCTCAAGACGCATGAATCAGAAACGCTTTATCTGGTCGGCGATATTCTTGATGGCTGGCATCTCAAAAAAGGCTGGTACTGGCCCCAGACGCACAACGATGTCGTGCAGAAAATTCTTCGCAAGGGCCGCAAAGGCACCCGCGTGGTGTTCATTCCTGGAAATCACGATGAAAGCGTCCGCCAATTTATCGGTCTAAGCTTTGGTGAGATTGAAGTACACGAAGACGCCATACACACACTGGCTAACGGCAAACGTCTCTGGGTAACGCACGGCGATCTTTTCGATGGCGTCATGCAGCATGCACGCTGGCTCGCTTACGTGGGCGATAGTGCCTACACCGTCATTCTCAAACTGAACCGCTGGTTCAATGCGATTCGTGTTCGCATGGGACTCCCCTACTGGTCTTTATCGCAATACCTGAAACACCAGGTAAAAAATGCAGTGAATTTTATCTCTGCGTTTGAACACGTCATGACCGAAGAAGCGCGCCGACGTGACTGCGATGGCGTCGTCTGTGGCCACATTCATAAAGCAGAAATTCGTGAGATCAACGGCATGCTTTATGCCAATGATGGCGATTGGGTCGAAAGCCTGACCGCCCTGGTTGAAGACTTTGACGGCAATCTAAAAATCATTCACTGGAATCGTCGTGTTGAAGCACCGCTCAATCTTCAGAGCCTTCATCAGGAAATGTCACAGCAACCCGCTTTAATCAACGAATTAAATTCATCAAGGAGTAGCGTATGCGAATCCTCATCGTAA
- a CDS encoding GNAT family N-acetyltransferase, with protein MGRTKKIQFVTLNVNHAEQVIKTIELFSSCFSDRERYTVKRLTDELRPSQKPFYRQFFIAESQGHVVGAGGVKALDWASHTHALYLSAVHAGYRGRGIGKNLIKLRLDWLKENYQSGRVIVSTAKIDRLKQFGFAQVSETCKDGRALMLKEF; from the coding sequence ATGGGCAGAACCAAGAAGATTCAATTTGTAACACTGAATGTCAATCATGCCGAACAAGTGATTAAGACAATTGAGTTGTTTTCAAGTTGCTTTTCAGATCGCGAGCGCTATACCGTCAAGCGCTTAACGGATGAACTTAGGCCATCACAGAAGCCTTTTTACCGTCAATTCTTTATTGCTGAATCACAAGGCCACGTTGTGGGTGCGGGCGGCGTCAAAGCGCTAGATTGGGCCTCTCATACACATGCACTCTATCTTTCTGCAGTACATGCCGGGTATCGTGGTCGAGGGATTGGCAAAAATTTAATCAAGCTGAGGTTAGACTGGTTGAAGGAAAACTACCAATCAGGGCGTGTTATTGTCTCTACGGCAAAAATCGACAGATTAAAGCAGTTTGGCTTTGCTCAAGTAAGCGAAACCTGTAAGGATGGTCGTGCGTTGATGCTCAAGGAATTTTGA
- the asd gene encoding archaetidylserine decarboxylase (Phosphatidylserine decarboxylase is synthesized as a single chain precursor. Generation of the pyruvoyl active site from a Ser is coupled to cleavage of a Gly-Ser bond between the larger (beta) and smaller (alpha chains). It is an integral membrane protein.): protein MKFRAILSKFLLQEDLNFLLTNRIPRRFLTRFMGWFSKLDNCVIRYLSISTWKFFSAVDLSDAAKTHFDSLHDAFIRSLKPGARTITLDPNILVSPCDGIIGAHGLIENTQVFQAKGFPYSLRDLLPNDSLSKEFASGSYVTIRITAGMYHRFHAPLDCYITKVTYISGDTWNVNPIALKRVEKLFCKNERAVIESSFIAPESQTQHRFLMVPVAAVLVASIRLHFIDVLLNLHYKGANVLSCDANYHKGEELGWFEHGSTIILICPLGFHLVDNITEGQPIRMGEPLMSVSG from the coding sequence ATGAAATTCAGAGCGATTCTCAGCAAATTTCTTTTGCAGGAAGATTTAAACTTCTTGCTGACCAATCGAATTCCCAGGCGTTTCTTGACACGCTTCATGGGCTGGTTCAGCAAACTGGACAACTGCGTCATCCGCTATTTGTCAATCAGCACCTGGAAATTTTTTTCCGCGGTAGATCTGTCTGATGCGGCTAAAACGCATTTCGACAGTCTGCACGATGCCTTTATCCGTTCACTCAAGCCCGGTGCCCGCACCATAACACTCGATCCCAATATCTTGGTCAGCCCTTGTGATGGCATCATTGGTGCTCATGGCCTCATTGAAAACACACAAGTCTTTCAAGCCAAGGGCTTTCCCTACAGCCTGCGGGACTTGCTGCCCAACGATAGTCTGAGTAAGGAGTTTGCTAGCGGCTCATACGTCACGATACGAATTACGGCAGGCATGTATCACCGCTTTCATGCACCATTAGATTGCTACATAACCAAGGTCACTTATATTTCTGGAGACACATGGAACGTCAATCCGATTGCGTTGAAGCGTGTCGAAAAGCTCTTCTGCAAGAATGAACGCGCTGTTATCGAAAGCAGCTTCATTGCACCAGAATCACAAACGCAGCATCGGTTTCTGATGGTACCTGTCGCCGCTGTTCTAGTTGCTAGCATTCGTTTGCACTTCATCGATGTGCTCCTGAATCTTCACTACAAGGGTGCCAACGTGCTGAGCTGTGATGCAAATTATCATAAAGGAGAAGAACTCGGATGGTTCGAGCATGGCTCTACGATCATTCTGATCTGTCCCCTCGGATTCCACTTGGTCGACAATATCACAGAAGGTCAGCCCATCCGCATGGGGGAGCCACTGATGTCCGTCAGCGGCTAA
- the arsB gene encoding ACR3 family arsenite efflux transporter, with the protein MSIFERYLTIWVFLCIIAGVVLGQLLPGVFQTIGHLEVAQVNLPVGLLIWVMIIPMLVKVDFGALHEVKQHVKGIGVTLFVNWLVKPFSMAFLGWLFIRVLFADYLPADQIDSYIAGLILLAAAPCTAMVFVWSRLTQGDALFTLSQVALNDTIMVFAFAPLVAFLLGISAIIVPWDTLLTSVVLYIVIPVVIAQIWRKALLVKGEAYFDSVMEKIGPWSISALLLTLVLLFAFQGKAILEQPLVIALLAVPILIQVLFNSGLAYWLNRAVGEKHNIACPSALIGASNFFELAVAAAISLFGFESGAALATVVGVLIEVPVMLLVVRVVNQSKGWYECRSA; encoded by the coding sequence ATGAGTATTTTCGAACGCTATTTAACGATTTGGGTGTTCCTCTGCATTATCGCCGGGGTTGTACTCGGTCAATTGCTGCCGGGTGTGTTCCAGACCATTGGCCACTTGGAAGTCGCTCAGGTCAATCTTCCGGTTGGGTTGCTCATCTGGGTGATGATTATCCCGATGTTGGTAAAAGTGGATTTCGGTGCGCTGCACGAAGTTAAGCAGCACGTGAAGGGCATTGGCGTCACGCTGTTCGTAAACTGGCTGGTCAAGCCATTCTCCATGGCATTTCTCGGTTGGCTCTTTATCCGAGTGCTCTTTGCCGACTACTTACCGGCAGACCAAATCGACAGCTACATTGCAGGCCTGATTCTGTTGGCGGCCGCACCTTGCACGGCAATGGTCTTTGTCTGGAGTCGACTGACCCAAGGGGATGCGCTCTTTACCTTATCGCAGGTGGCCCTCAACGACACGATTATGGTCTTTGCTTTTGCGCCGCTGGTTGCGTTCTTGCTTGGCATCTCGGCCATCATCGTGCCATGGGATACGCTGCTGACATCGGTCGTGCTCTACATTGTGATCCCGGTGGTAATTGCCCAGATCTGGCGTAAAGCTTTGCTCGTCAAAGGGGAGGCATACTTCGATTCGGTGATGGAAAAGATCGGTCCATGGTCTATTTCTGCATTATTGCTGACGCTGGTATTGCTCTTTGCGTTTCAAGGCAAAGCCATCCTTGAACAACCCCTGGTGATTGCGCTGCTGGCTGTGCCGATTCTGATTCAGGTCTTGTTTAATTCTGGACTGGCGTATTGGCTGAATCGTGCTGTAGGTGAAAAGCACAATATTGCCTGTCCATCCGCATTGATTGGTGCTTCCAACTTTTTTGAATTGGCCGTTGCGGCAGCCATTAGCCTGTTTGGCTTCGAATCGGGCGCGGCTTTGGCAACGGTTGTCGGCGTTCTGATTGAGGTGCCGGTTATGTTGTTAGTCGTGCGGGTGGTGAACCAATCCAAGGGTTGGTACGAGTGTCGCTCTGCCTAA
- a CDS encoding YkgJ family cysteine cluster protein: MKNSKVNYDCAKCPGYCCSYPRIEVTKKDIERLAEHFKISATQAKSQFTERYEFIGDRPEDHVKEQILRHKKDHIYKSTCQFLDQDQRRCSIYEARPTVCRQFPDGKKCGYYGFLKFERKAQGDKNFIPTA, from the coding sequence ATGAAAAATTCTAAAGTTAACTACGATTGCGCCAAGTGTCCTGGGTATTGCTGCAGCTACCCCAGAATTGAAGTCACTAAAAAAGACATCGAGCGGCTTGCCGAACACTTCAAAATCAGTGCCACCCAAGCGAAATCACAATTTACGGAACGCTATGAGTTCATAGGTGATCGCCCTGAAGATCATGTCAAAGAACAGATCTTGCGGCACAAAAAAGACCATATTTACAAATCAACGTGCCAGTTTTTGGACCAAGACCAACGACGCTGCAGCATCTATGAGGCACGCCCAACGGTCTGTAGACAGTTTCCAGATGGTAAGAAGTGTGGCTACTACGGCTTCCTGAAGTTTGAACGAAAGGCGCAAGGGGATAAAAACTTTATCCCGACCGCATAA
- a CDS encoding arsenate reductase ArsC, translating into MLNIKNILVLCTGNSCRSQMAEALINHDLAGKAKGLSAGTTPQPKVADGAIEALQLAGLPTDGLYPKDIDAVINEPIDLVITVCNNANEACPIFPKPVPRIHIPFHDPHGESLESFVAVRDDIRARLIPAVRDALGI; encoded by the coding sequence ATGTTGAACATTAAAAACATTCTTGTCCTCTGTACCGGCAACTCCTGTCGTTCTCAGATGGCTGAAGCCTTGATCAATCATGATCTGGCTGGTAAGGCTAAAGGACTATCCGCGGGGACCACGCCGCAACCCAAGGTTGCCGATGGTGCGATCGAGGCTTTGCAGCTGGCAGGGCTGCCAACGGATGGTCTGTATCCCAAGGATATTGATGCGGTGATTAACGAGCCGATTGATCTGGTGATTACCGTATGCAATAACGCCAATGAAGCCTGCCCGATTTTTCCGAAGCCAGTACCCCGGATTCACATACCGTTCCATGACCCGCATGGCGAGTCGTTAGAAAGCTTTGTGGCGGTACGAGACGATATCCGGGCTCGTTTAATTCCGGCCGTACGAGACGCCCTGGGGATTTGA
- a CDS encoding aminotransferase class III-fold pyridoxal phosphate-dependent enzyme, which produces MDNLLQNVLVSAAVVGAVTSVVPSLKKRLQLSRAKHRSLAGHSRMAKRISRLIPFYDYDETRFFAADDAPSEIVLKRKKALDKLSAFYAKQYVRSAALTKMAAESISDLQFTGSYRVPFQFSRYLKTRLPSGSFLNASAGVTVEDLDGNTFFDLTGSYGVNVFGYDFYKACIAEGARRVENLGPVLGSYHPIVFDNAERLKTISGLDEVSFHMSGTEAVMQAVRLARYHTGRKNLVRFCGAYHGWWEDVQPGVGNPLPPGRTYTLEDMSERTLKVLAARKDIACVLVNPLQALHPNKSAPGDSSLVDSSRQAGFDRAAYATWLHQLRDVCTRHGIVLIFDEVFVGFRLAPGGAQEYFGVRADMVTYGKTLGGGLPVGVVCGRKDLMKRFRDDKPADICFARGTFNSHPYVMGAMQVFLERLNDFDVRLIYANLENCWNTRADAFNQRLEAEGLPVRVSNMSSIWTVSYIQPSRYNWMLQYYLKSEGLLLSWVGTGRFIFSLNYTDADFTVVSNKFMKAARRMCWDGWWWQGTTLTNKSIKRSIFSELLKAKFN; this is translated from the coding sequence ATGGATAATTTATTGCAGAATGTACTCGTCAGTGCCGCTGTAGTCGGTGCGGTTACCTCGGTCGTACCAAGTTTGAAAAAGCGTCTACAGCTTTCTCGAGCCAAACACCGATCATTAGCGGGTCATTCGAGGATGGCTAAGCGTATCTCTCGATTAATACCGTTTTATGACTACGATGAAACAAGATTTTTTGCGGCAGATGATGCGCCTTCGGAAATTGTTCTAAAGCGGAAGAAAGCGTTGGACAAGCTCTCTGCTTTTTATGCAAAACAATATGTGCGTTCTGCTGCGCTGACAAAAATGGCCGCTGAGTCGATTTCTGATTTGCAGTTCACCGGCAGCTATCGAGTGCCGTTTCAGTTTTCTCGTTATCTCAAGACACGTTTGCCATCCGGCTCATTTCTTAATGCAAGCGCCGGTGTTACGGTCGAAGACCTGGATGGAAATACCTTCTTTGATTTAACAGGCTCTTACGGTGTCAATGTCTTTGGTTACGATTTCTACAAAGCCTGTATTGCTGAAGGGGCTCGTCGAGTTGAAAATCTGGGGCCGGTGCTCGGCTCGTATCATCCGATTGTTTTTGATAATGCAGAGCGTTTAAAAACTATTTCCGGGTTGGACGAAGTCTCGTTTCACATGTCGGGCACAGAAGCCGTTATGCAAGCCGTTCGTTTAGCCAGATATCACACCGGCCGCAAAAATTTGGTGCGCTTCTGTGGTGCTTATCATGGGTGGTGGGAAGATGTGCAACCCGGTGTAGGTAATCCTTTGCCGCCAGGTCGTACCTACACGCTTGAGGATATGTCTGAGCGTACTTTAAAGGTGCTGGCAGCGCGCAAAGATATTGCCTGTGTACTGGTCAATCCTCTGCAGGCATTGCATCCGAATAAATCGGCTCCGGGTGATAGTTCATTGGTCGATAGCAGTCGTCAAGCAGGTTTTGATCGTGCGGCCTACGCTACCTGGTTACACCAACTTCGTGATGTGTGTACGCGCCATGGCATTGTGTTGATTTTCGACGAAGTGTTCGTCGGATTCCGGTTGGCTCCCGGTGGTGCTCAAGAGTATTTTGGTGTTCGTGCAGATATGGTGACATACGGAAAAACTCTGGGCGGAGGATTGCCTGTGGGTGTTGTGTGTGGCCGTAAAGATCTGATGAAACGCTTTCGTGATGACAAGCCGGCTGACATTTGCTTTGCTCGCGGTACGTTTAACTCTCATCCCTACGTCATGGGCGCAATGCAGGTTTTTCTCGAGCGTCTTAACGACTTTGATGTACGCCTGATCTACGCCAACCTGGAAAATTGCTGGAATACGCGTGCCGATGCGTTTAATCAGCGTCTGGAAGCAGAAGGTCTGCCTGTGCGCGTGTCTAATATGTCCAGCATATGGACGGTAAGTTACATCCAACCGTCTCGTTATAACTGGATGCTGCAGTACTACCTCAAGTCGGAAGGGTTACTCCTGAGCTGGGTGGGTACGGGGCGCTTCATATTTAGCTTGAACTATACAGATGCCGATTTTACGGTGGTGAGCAATAAATTTATGAAAGCGGCCCGTCGCATGTGCTGGGATGGTTGGTGGTGGCAGGGAACTACCTTAACCAATAAATCGATCAAACGATCTATTTTTTCTGAACTGCTTAAAGCTAAATTTAACTAA
- the arsA gene encoding arsenical pump-driving ATPase: MPLPQFSTRHAFFTGKGGVGKTSLSCATGLALADAGKHVLIVSTDPASNLDEVLGVALNQSPTAVPGAPNLWALNIDPEASAQAYRERMVAPYRGLLPEAAIRSMEEQFSGACTVEIAAFDEFSKLLGDPTATQAFDHVIFDTAPTGHTLRLLTLPSAWDEFISSSTGGASCLGPLAGLEKQKKLYAATVARLSNPHETTVILVSRPERASLREAERTRAELIALGVSNLQRVINGVFVAQAPGDAIADAMSQRAAVALAEMPVGLAALPAATIEFLPKGTVGLEALRAMAHPEELPLPLERSLPSMADLPVGLKSYIDALADIGHGVIMTMGKGGVGKTSVAAAIAFNLAQRGFPVTLSTTDPAAHVAATAEEGTMGLTVTRIDPDQEVRLYTEEVLAKASKSLDAAGLAMLEEDLRSPCTEEIAVFRAFARTVDQGKGGFVVLDTAPTGHTILLLDAAEAYHREVERTQGEIPEAVKALLPRLRDKDFTHVFVVTLPEATPVHEAARLQSDLRRAGIEPYAWVINQSLLASGTLNPILMERGAYEVPYIKLVTETLSARCALIPWLPVPPVGQQGLSQLIRQ; encoded by the coding sequence ATGCCATTACCCCAGTTCAGTACGCGACATGCATTTTTTACCGGCAAAGGCGGCGTGGGTAAAACGTCATTGTCGTGTGCGACCGGTTTAGCGCTTGCAGATGCCGGGAAGCATGTTCTGATTGTCAGTACAGATCCTGCATCTAATCTGGATGAAGTTCTAGGGGTGGCGTTGAATCAATCTCCGACAGCGGTACCTGGCGCGCCCAATCTATGGGCGCTGAACATTGATCCGGAAGCTTCGGCACAAGCCTATCGTGAACGGATGGTGGCCCCTTACCGTGGCCTCTTGCCAGAGGCTGCTATACGCAGCATGGAAGAACAGTTCTCTGGTGCCTGTACGGTAGAAATTGCGGCGTTTGATGAGTTCTCCAAATTGCTGGGTGATCCAACCGCGACGCAGGCATTTGATCATGTCATTTTTGATACGGCACCTACGGGTCATACCTTACGACTTTTGACACTCCCTTCCGCCTGGGATGAGTTCATCTCGTCCTCAACCGGCGGTGCCTCTTGTCTTGGACCCCTGGCCGGTCTGGAGAAACAAAAGAAGCTTTATGCGGCAACTGTGGCGCGCCTTTCGAATCCCCACGAAACCACCGTGATTCTAGTCAGCCGCCCTGAGCGAGCGTCGCTGCGTGAAGCAGAGCGCACCCGTGCTGAATTAATAGCATTAGGTGTCTCCAATCTTCAGCGAGTCATCAATGGGGTGTTTGTTGCTCAAGCGCCAGGCGACGCCATTGCTGATGCCATGAGTCAACGTGCCGCAGTAGCCCTTGCTGAAATGCCCGTAGGCTTGGCGGCACTCCCGGCCGCTACGATTGAGTTTCTGCCTAAAGGTACCGTTGGCCTAGAAGCGCTAAGGGCAATGGCGCATCCAGAAGAGTTACCGCTACCGTTGGAGCGTTCCTTGCCTTCGATGGCTGACTTACCCGTAGGCTTGAAGTCTTATATCGACGCGTTAGCCGACATTGGACATGGCGTCATCATGACCATGGGCAAAGGCGGGGTAGGTAAAACATCGGTGGCTGCCGCGATTGCATTTAATTTGGCGCAGCGAGGCTTTCCGGTCACGCTCTCAACGACGGATCCTGCGGCACACGTTGCAGCCACGGCAGAAGAAGGAACAATGGGTTTAACGGTCACGCGTATTGATCCGGATCAGGAGGTGCGTCTTTATACCGAAGAGGTACTGGCGAAAGCCAGCAAAAGTCTGGATGCCGCCGGCTTAGCCATGCTGGAAGAAGATCTGCGTTCGCCGTGTACTGAAGAGATTGCCGTATTTCGTGCATTTGCGCGCACGGTTGATCAAGGCAAGGGCGGCTTCGTTGTTCTCGATACGGCACCGACCGGCCACACGATACTGTTGCTAGATGCTGCAGAGGCTTACCATCGAGAAGTTGAACGGACACAAGGCGAGATACCTGAAGCTGTTAAAGCGCTTTTGCCCCGACTCAGAGATAAGGACTTCACGCATGTATTTGTCGTGACCCTACCCGAAGCTACGCCAGTGCATGAAGCAGCGCGTCTGCAAAGTGACCTGCGCCGCGCGGGAATTGAACCCTATGCATGGGTAATTAACCAATCGTTGTTGGCAAGTGGGACGCTGAATCCGATCTTGATGGAGCGTGGTGCATACGAAGTGCCGTATATTAAGCTGGTGACGGAAACATTGAGCGCGCGCTGCGCGTTAATTCCTTGGTTGCCGGTTCCGCCAGTGGGGCAACAGGGGCTGAGTCAGCTGATCCGCCAGTGA
- a CDS encoding arsenate reductase ArsC encodes MMSDKVFNVLFLCAGNSARSIIAESVLNQLGQGRFKAFSAGSMPAGTVNAHVLELLQRNKMPIEGIRSKSWDEFVQADAPKLDFVFTVCDQAAGEVCPVWPGQPMTAHWGLEDPAQVAGEEEQKRAVSNAFMQLNRRIGIFTNLPLEKLERHSLQKQLDEIGTLPRQ; translated from the coding sequence ATGATGTCTGACAAAGTATTTAACGTGCTGTTCCTTTGTGCTGGTAACTCTGCTCGAAGCATCATTGCAGAATCAGTGCTTAATCAATTGGGTCAGGGCCGGTTCAAAGCTTTCAGTGCGGGCAGCATGCCGGCTGGCACCGTCAATGCGCATGTACTGGAGCTGCTTCAGCGCAACAAGATGCCTATAGAAGGTATTCGTAGCAAAAGCTGGGACGAGTTTGTTCAAGCAGATGCACCGAAACTGGATTTCGTATTTACAGTTTGTGATCAGGCCGCAGGCGAAGTTTGTCCCGTGTGGCCGGGCCAACCCATGACGGCTCATTGGGGCCTGGAAGATCCAGCACAGGTGGCAGGTGAAGAAGAACAGAAGCGCGCGGTTTCTAATGCGTTCATGCAGCTCAATCGTCGGATCGGTATTTTTACGAATCTTCCCCTTGAAAAACTAGAACGCCATAGTCTCCAAAAGCAATTGGATGAAATAGGTACGCTCCCCCGCCAATAA
- a CDS encoding CorA family divalent cation transporter: protein MAFVPLDALLDPMLIPIDGVVFAWEMDADQSHEIQPDQIDQALSDDSKSLWLHLNLSNTRVQGWLRQTPQIPESLKEAILDEVSRSRMETIEEFGDGLMMVMNDFRIGLTHSGDEEETGTLWAIMTPRLMLSLRAHPLMTTDTLRHLLRQGRITPNSVVALYHELIEERAVHLRRRTDQLSDQMDVLEEVLIKGDNLPEHETLGRLRITCSRLRRHYAPELTALRRLIRRRPTWFTDDDADKLREQIELLAFLVDEVNSLYERAKVLQDELSAHVAEFNAKNLQVLSVMTVIFLPMTLVTGVMGMNMEDLPGLEHSFFAVMVIMCGAGLAVYVGLKLKRVI, encoded by the coding sequence ATGGCTTTCGTCCCTCTCGATGCGTTGCTTGACCCCATGCTCATTCCTATTGATGGTGTGGTTTTTGCCTGGGAGATGGATGCGGATCAATCGCATGAAATACAACCGGATCAAATCGATCAGGCCTTATCAGACGACAGCAAGTCTCTCTGGCTGCACCTCAACCTTTCCAATACGCGCGTGCAAGGTTGGTTGCGGCAAACCCCGCAGATTCCTGAATCTTTAAAAGAAGCGATTCTGGATGAAGTAAGCCGCAGTCGCATGGAAACCATCGAAGAGTTCGGCGATGGCTTGATGATGGTCATGAATGACTTTCGCATAGGACTCACCCACTCGGGCGATGAAGAAGAAACCGGAACCCTCTGGGCCATCATGACACCGCGGCTGATGTTATCGCTCAGAGCTCATCCGCTGATGACAACCGATACCTTGCGGCATTTGTTGCGCCAGGGACGAATCACGCCTAACAGCGTTGTCGCCCTTTATCATGAGCTCATTGAAGAACGCGCGGTGCACCTGCGCCGTCGGACGGATCAGCTCTCTGACCAGATGGATGTGCTTGAAGAGGTGTTGATTAAAGGTGATAACCTCCCTGAACACGAAACACTCGGTCGATTACGCATTACCTGTAGCCGGCTCCGCCGCCACTACGCGCCTGAGTTGACCGCACTTCGTCGATTGATTCGCCGCCGCCCCACCTGGTTTACCGATGATGACGCGGATAAACTGCGCGAGCAGATTGAACTACTCGCCTTTTTGGTCGATGAAGTTAACAGTTTGTATGAGCGCGCCAAAGTTTTACAGGACGAATTATCAGCCCATGTCGCTGAATTCAATGCTAAGAACTTACAAGTGCTTTCGGTCATGACCGTTATTTTTCTCCCCATGACACTGGTGACTGGTGTCATGGGCATGAACATGGAAGATTTACCTGGCTTGGAGCATTCATTCTTTGCGGTCATGGTCATCATGTGTGGCGCAGGCCTGGCGGTCTATGTGGGCCTCAAGCTCAAGCGGGTTATTTAA
- a CDS encoding ArsR/SmtB family transcription factor, giving the protein METLSAADLLAALGHESRLSIYRLLVKAGPEGINASSIAEQLALPAATTSFHLSHLSRVGLIRGRQESRFIFYATDYSVMDELLAFLTDKCCQGQSCLPKTEQVNTTEKRRKKAVGAISS; this is encoded by the coding sequence ATGGAAACGCTTAGTGCAGCAGATCTTCTCGCCGCTTTGGGGCACGAATCACGTTTGTCGATTTATCGGCTGCTCGTGAAAGCCGGCCCAGAGGGAATTAATGCCAGCTCAATCGCAGAGCAATTGGCATTGCCTGCTGCAACGACCTCTTTCCATCTCTCCCACCTGAGTCGGGTAGGTCTTATCCGGGGGCGGCAGGAGAGCCGTTTCATCTTTTACGCAACGGACTACAGCGTGATGGATGAGCTTCTTGCATTTCTGACAGACAAATGCTGTCAGGGACAGAGTTGCCTGCCTAAAACCGAACAGGTCAATACGACTGAGAAACGACGGAAAAAAGCAGTCGGCGCTATTTCAAGCTGA
- the arsD gene encoding arsenite efflux transporter metallochaperone ArsD, whose product MKKLEVFDPAMCCSTGVCGVEVDPVLAQFSADLKWVAEQGIHVERHNLGQEPQAFAANPTVLKEIETGLDHLPIILLNGHVITTGVYPSRQQLAQKLDIKLTLEDKPPVESGSCCTPKSGCC is encoded by the coding sequence ATGAAAAAACTTGAAGTCTTTGATCCGGCCATGTGTTGTTCAACTGGTGTTTGTGGCGTGGAGGTAGATCCCGTTCTTGCCCAGTTTTCTGCGGATCTGAAATGGGTTGCCGAGCAGGGTATTCACGTGGAGCGTCATAACCTTGGCCAAGAACCACAGGCTTTTGCAGCCAACCCGACGGTGCTCAAAGAGATAGAGACTGGGCTCGACCATCTGCCGATTATCTTGCTGAATGGTCATGTGATTACCACCGGGGTATATCCATCCCGTCAGCAGCTGGCGCAAAAACTCGATATCAAACTCACGCTTGAAGACAAGCCGCCCGTTGAATCGGGATCTTGTTGTACACCCAAATCTGGTTGTTGTTAA